The following are encoded together in the Corynebacterium jeikeium genome:
- a CDS encoding ammonium transporter — MTPDQLVLTSGNSAWMLISASLVLLMTPGLALFYGGMTGRRQVLNMMMMSFGVMAIVPVLYVLWGWSMSYAGTDIAGLFGNPFTAFGLSGEITDAAGQPIEGANGYPNAIDIGFQVTFAIISTAIISGALAGRVKFAAWFAFAGAWVTLAYFPLAHMVWGGGLLGDGENSIAAWMFGSTDGEANITPIDFAGGTVVHISAGTAALVLALLVGKRAGFPSKVGRPHNLPMVMLGAALLWFGWYGFNGGSAFAADGMAGLAWINTTVATAAAMLGWMLCETIRDRAATSLGAASGAVAGLVTITPAAGTLTPLTSIVIGFIGGVIACMAIGLKYRFGYDDSLDVVGVHLAAGLWGTVGLALLSKDNGVFTGGGVDGLKLLVVQIVIAVVAMILSGVATYLIALVIKVTISWRVDDEGEDTGIDLVEHRESAYDLNVTSSSHIRSMYSAENPQNSAQNKGEES; from the coding sequence ATGACCCCAGATCAACTTGTACTGACCTCCGGAAATTCGGCTTGGATGCTCATCAGCGCGTCGCTGGTGCTGCTCATGACCCCAGGCCTTGCACTGTTCTACGGCGGCATGACTGGCCGCCGCCAAGTGCTCAACATGATGATGATGTCCTTCGGCGTGATGGCCATCGTCCCCGTCCTCTACGTGCTGTGGGGCTGGTCGATGTCCTACGCCGGCACGGACATCGCAGGGTTGTTCGGTAACCCCTTCACCGCATTCGGTCTTTCTGGCGAAATTACTGACGCCGCGGGCCAGCCGATCGAAGGTGCCAACGGATACCCCAACGCCATCGACATCGGCTTCCAGGTGACCTTCGCGATCATTTCGACCGCCATCATCTCCGGCGCACTGGCCGGGCGCGTGAAGTTCGCAGCCTGGTTCGCCTTCGCCGGCGCGTGGGTGACCCTGGCGTACTTCCCACTGGCCCACATGGTGTGGGGCGGCGGCCTGCTCGGCGACGGTGAGAACTCCATCGCTGCTTGGATGTTCGGCTCCACCGACGGGGAAGCCAACATCACGCCCATCGACTTCGCAGGTGGCACCGTGGTGCACATCTCCGCCGGCACGGCGGCGCTGGTTCTGGCTCTACTCGTTGGCAAGCGCGCAGGCTTCCCCTCCAAGGTGGGGCGCCCGCACAACCTGCCGATGGTGATGCTCGGTGCCGCTCTGCTGTGGTTCGGTTGGTACGGGTTCAACGGCGGCTCCGCCTTCGCCGCCGACGGAATGGCTGGTCTGGCCTGGATCAACACTACGGTCGCTACCGCGGCCGCGATGCTTGGCTGGATGCTCTGTGAAACTATCCGCGACCGCGCCGCTACCTCTCTGGGTGCCGCGTCTGGCGCCGTGGCAGGTCTGGTTACGATCACCCCGGCGGCTGGAACGTTGACGCCCCTAACTTCCATCGTCATTGGATTTATTGGTGGCGTCATCGCTTGCATGGCAATCGGCCTCAAGTACCGTTTCGGCTACGACGATTCCCTCGACGTCGTGGGTGTGCACCTGGCCGCAGGGCTGTGGGGCACGGTGGGCCTGGCGCTGCTGTCGAAGGACAACGGTGTGTTCACCGGTGGCGGGGTAGATGGCCTCAAACTGCTGGTGGTGCAGATCGTGATCGCAGTGGTGGCAATGATCCTCTCCGGTGTGGCTACCTACCTGATCGCGCTGGTGATCAAGGTCACGATCAGCTGGAGGGTCGACGACGAAGGCGAGGATACGGGCATCGACCTGGTGGAACACCGCGAGTCCGCCTACGATCTTAACGTCACCTCGAGCTCGCATATCCGCAGTATGTACAGCGCCGAGAACCCCCAGAACAGCGCCCAGAACAAGGGAGAAGAATCGTGA
- the ftsY gene encoding signal recognition particle-docking protein FtsY, which produces MWVLIGLLILAIVVAILVVLGLRRNKAKQVSFEKKDEIEQKKPSSGDYKAQGGFNFTAGGGAGAGAATAEKQPELRSDQELKKPEATPEPKAAPEPEPTPEPEATPEPNSAPEPEAPKSAPAPAPTAEPEPVEEPKPVAEPEPEPEPEPTPEPEPEPEPAPAEQREEIAPVQGRLGKLRGRMSKSQNVIGRGVLGILSAGDLDEDAWEEIEDTLLMADLGTPTTMKVVDDLRERIAVNGVSSEAEARGMLREALIDACKPDMDRSIKAMPYEGKPAVIMVVGVNGTGKTTTTGKLSRVLIGMGHKVLLGAADTFRAAAADQLETWGRRVGAETVRGAEGADPASVAFDAVAKGIDSGVDVVLVDTAGRLHTSVGLMDQLGKVKRVVEKKAKVDEVLLVLDATVGQNGLMQARTFREVVDISGVVLTKLDGTAKGGIVFQVQEELGVPVKMVGLGEGADDLAPFEVESFVDALLG; this is translated from the coding sequence ATGTGGGTCCTTATTGGCCTTTTGATTCTTGCCATTGTCGTGGCGATTCTTGTTGTTCTGGGTCTGCGCCGGAACAAGGCGAAGCAGGTTTCCTTCGAGAAGAAGGATGAGATCGAGCAGAAGAAGCCCAGCAGTGGTGATTACAAGGCCCAGGGCGGATTTAACTTCACCGCCGGTGGTGGTGCCGGAGCCGGTGCCGCGACTGCCGAGAAGCAGCCGGAGTTGCGTTCCGACCAGGAGCTGAAGAAGCCCGAAGCAACCCCGGAGCCCAAGGCCGCTCCGGAGCCGGAGCCGACGCCGGAACCGGAAGCTACCCCCGAACCTAATTCAGCTCCCGAGCCGGAGGCTCCGAAGTCCGCTCCGGCCCCGGCACCCACTGCCGAGCCAGAGCCGGTTGAGGAACCGAAGCCAGTCGCTGAGCCCGAGCCTGAACCGGAACCCGAGCCGACGCCCGAGCCGGAACCCGAACCAGAGCCAGCCCCCGCGGAACAGCGCGAGGAGATCGCGCCCGTCCAGGGCCGCCTGGGTAAACTGCGCGGTCGCATGTCCAAGTCGCAGAATGTCATCGGCCGTGGCGTGCTTGGCATCCTGAGTGCCGGCGACCTCGACGAGGACGCGTGGGAGGAGATTGAAGACACCCTTCTGATGGCCGACCTGGGCACCCCAACCACCATGAAGGTTGTCGACGACCTGCGTGAGCGCATCGCCGTCAATGGTGTCTCTAGCGAGGCTGAAGCCCGCGGCATGCTCCGCGAGGCGCTGATCGACGCCTGCAAGCCGGACATGGATCGCTCCATCAAGGCCATGCCCTACGAGGGCAAGCCAGCCGTAATCATGGTGGTGGGCGTCAACGGAACCGGTAAGACAACCACCACCGGTAAGCTGTCCCGCGTGCTCATCGGCATGGGTCACAAGGTTCTGCTCGGCGCGGCGGATACGTTCCGTGCGGCCGCGGCTGACCAGCTGGAGACGTGGGGGCGTCGAGTGGGGGCAGAAACCGTACGCGGTGCAGAGGGCGCAGACCCTGCCTCCGTCGCTTTCGACGCGGTGGCGAAGGGCATCGACTCCGGCGTGGACGTCGTGCTGGTCGATACCGCCGGCCGCCTACACACCAGCGTGGGCCTGATGGACCAGTTGGGCAAGGTGAAGCGCGTGGTGGAGAAGAAGGCGAAGGTCGACGAAGTGCTGCTGGTGCTGGACGCGACCGTCGGCCAGAACGGCCTCATGCAGGCACGCACGTTCCGCGAGGTCGTGGACATTTCTGGCGTGGTGCTCACCAAGCTCGACGGCACCGCAAAGGGCGGCATCGTCTTCCAGGTGCAGGAAGAACTCGGCGTGCCAGTGAAGATGGTGGGCCTCGGCGAAGGCGCGGACGACCTGGCTCCGTTCGAGGTCGAGAGCTTCGTCGATGCACTGCTGGGGTAA
- a CDS encoding alpha/beta hydrolase: MTEFVRNIPLTGTWPEVITWVLIFATLTALFYSLPTEPAGRRKRAMIWSTGVTAILTCGGLVLLMWGTTTPWSELGFRLVAGTAALFLAANLAGWCVGASLKKIWTILLVAVLAVGSAAVANQSYDLFPDVGQIDPVKLRTFNNVDELPKAQSVPLKEWRKTTHDNIPAEGSILKVSAPKKKSGFQARDLRIYLPPAWFTSPRPQLPVLVLLAGIPGDPDQWFDTGDATDVARKYQKAHGGVAPIIVSADATGGTWNNPVCTDSNKGKVQTFLTEDLPSWVQHHLSPNPDQRTWTIGGLSYGGTCTLQVVTNHPDAYGSFVNISGERTPDDGNSHESTVRNFFGGSEDKFKAHNPEDLLKTRTYPHTAGMFIAGRDDSQAVKDLKHLHQLAVKAKMEASYNEVDGGHNFRTWRSGLALAFPFIARRGGLGN; encoded by the coding sequence GTGACTGAGTTTGTCCGCAACATTCCCCTCACCGGCACCTGGCCGGAGGTAATCACCTGGGTGCTCATTTTTGCCACCCTGACCGCCCTGTTTTACTCACTGCCCACCGAGCCTGCAGGCCGTCGGAAAAGGGCAATGATCTGGTCAACAGGTGTCACCGCCATTCTCACTTGTGGCGGACTCGTCCTCCTCATGTGGGGCACCACCACACCTTGGTCGGAGCTCGGATTCAGACTGGTAGCGGGCACCGCCGCGCTATTCCTCGCCGCAAACTTGGCGGGTTGGTGCGTAGGGGCGTCATTAAAGAAGATTTGGACGATCCTGCTGGTGGCCGTACTAGCGGTCGGCAGCGCAGCAGTAGCGAACCAATCCTATGACCTGTTTCCGGATGTCGGGCAGATCGATCCCGTCAAGCTGCGAACCTTCAACAATGTGGACGAACTACCGAAAGCGCAATCGGTACCCCTCAAGGAATGGCGTAAGACAACGCACGATAACATCCCGGCCGAGGGAAGCATTCTGAAAGTTTCGGCTCCGAAGAAGAAGTCAGGCTTCCAAGCACGCGACCTACGCATATACCTGCCACCGGCGTGGTTTACCTCTCCCCGTCCCCAGCTACCGGTACTGGTTCTGCTGGCAGGTATCCCCGGAGACCCCGACCAATGGTTCGATACCGGTGACGCTACCGACGTAGCCCGCAAGTACCAGAAGGCACACGGCGGGGTCGCCCCTATTATTGTTTCCGCCGACGCAACCGGCGGTACATGGAATAACCCGGTGTGTACGGACTCCAACAAGGGTAAAGTACAGACCTTCCTGACAGAGGATCTGCCTTCCTGGGTGCAGCACCACCTCTCCCCCAACCCTGACCAACGCACATGGACCATCGGCGGGCTTTCCTACGGCGGAACCTGCACGCTTCAGGTCGTCACGAACCATCCCGATGCCTACGGCAGCTTCGTGAATATCTCCGGGGAGCGCACACCCGACGATGGCAATAGCCACGAATCAACAGTACGGAACTTCTTCGGCGGATCGGAAGATAAATTCAAAGCGCATAACCCCGAGGACCTGCTGAAGACCCGCACTTATCCCCATACTGCAGGCATGTTTATCGCCGGACGCGACGACAGTCAGGCCGTCAAAGACCTCAAGCACCTTCACCAACTGGCTGTGAAGGCGAAAATGGAGGCCAGCTATAACGAGGTCGACGGCGGACACAACTTCCGGACTTGGCGCTCCGGCCTAGCCTTGGCTTTCCCGTTTATTGCCCGCCGGGGTGGGCTGGGAAACTGA
- the lysX gene encoding bifunctional lysylphosphatidylglycerol synthetase/lysine--tRNA ligase LysX → MNVDRKNTLRPLAGSRGFFPRFIGTILCAYALMALALSISTAARVHVRQLLVVMDNVFLPVPVPSVAWSAALLVLGIGLYRAKRAAWVVAVAALLILNCSNVLLLLLPQYFYVGPEWAHSLFVAGMVVQLLLLLLMLRQRKDFYTHTVKGAILAAFLLWLGGTVAVFLIALVLVHFFHGNLAPEWRALWALNHSAGFSLFTHVHTGGHPPKLITFLVSALSALVLLAAGLMLLRSHRDEYGISAEDETALRALIRRFNTNDSLAYFATRRDKSVVYEPKGRAAVTYRIEAGVCLASADPIGDPRFWDQAITAWLDRTREFGWVPAVMGASEQGARAYEKQGLSSIHLGDEAVIDTQSFHLSELREVRQARAHAQKAGVRVRIRRHGELSIEEMQRVEELAEKWRDTTDERGFSMALGRLGDPQDKDCLLAEALVGDEIVAVLSFIPWGLSGTSLDLMRRSPEAPNGTVETMIVALCTEANLHKLSLNFAVFRELFASEDAVAVGPIRRQTRRVLTYLSKWWQMETLYRSNQKYKPVWIPRYVCYPDSLSMARVGIASGIAEGFVPTFGSAFGSLFGRGTEEHREYATSGQPEAAQALNYVEQLTDAHKKTASEQTAVRIKKALALREAGVEPWPVAARGAGERLDVAVVQCVEIAEGSDATTSGPLRISGRIVAKREFGAVSFIDLRDASGKCQVLVEAPGEELAARMRALDLGDLIAVVGTRGHSRTGEPSLLAEAIELEAKDLHPLTRRGAGIGEVNARLRARSVVNAAIRRTLGDLGFMEVETPILQRVHGGANARPFRTRSNAANQDLYLRIAPELYLKRLLTQGAEKVYELGRVFRNEGVDATHNPEFTTVEAYEAHSDYESMRWVAQRIIQAAATAYHGEPLVLDPEGNLVSIAENFPVKTVYEAISEKVGQSITPETNFETLLELCAVHGIATQPGWDSGEVVQEMYEALVECTTTMPTFYTDFPTSVSPLTRQHRSQPGVAERWDLVAWGVELGTAYSELTDPLEQRDRLEAQSLKAAGGDPEAMEVDEAFLRALEDGMPPTGGLGLGVDRLIMLLTGRSIREVLSFPAHPGGQ, encoded by the coding sequence GTGAATGTTGATCGCAAAAACACTCTGCGTCCGCTGGCGGGATCGCGTGGTTTCTTTCCCCGCTTCATCGGAACCATCCTGTGCGCCTATGCTCTGATGGCGCTGGCGCTGAGCATCTCCACCGCAGCACGTGTGCATGTTCGCCAACTGCTAGTGGTGATGGATAACGTCTTCCTGCCAGTCCCCGTGCCCTCCGTCGCGTGGTCCGCCGCGTTGCTGGTGCTGGGCATAGGTCTCTATCGGGCCAAACGTGCAGCCTGGGTGGTAGCCGTGGCCGCGCTGCTGATCCTTAACTGCAGCAATGTGCTGCTGCTTTTGCTACCGCAATACTTCTACGTCGGCCCTGAGTGGGCGCACTCGCTGTTTGTAGCGGGAATGGTTGTACAACTCCTCTTGCTGCTCCTGATGCTTCGGCAGCGCAAAGATTTCTACACGCACACAGTGAAAGGTGCGATCCTGGCGGCCTTCCTGCTCTGGCTGGGCGGCACCGTCGCGGTGTTCCTGATTGCCTTGGTGCTGGTGCACTTCTTCCACGGCAACCTGGCGCCGGAATGGCGAGCGCTGTGGGCGCTGAACCACTCCGCCGGATTCTCCCTGTTCACCCACGTACACACAGGCGGCCACCCGCCGAAGCTCATCACCTTCCTGGTTTCCGCTCTGTCGGCGCTGGTGCTCCTCGCCGCGGGGCTGATGCTGCTGCGCTCCCACCGCGACGAATATGGCATCAGTGCAGAGGACGAAACCGCCTTGCGCGCCCTGATCCGGCGCTTCAACACGAACGACTCGTTGGCATACTTCGCCACCCGTCGCGATAAGTCCGTGGTCTACGAACCCAAGGGGCGGGCAGCGGTGACATACCGCATCGAGGCCGGCGTGTGCTTGGCGTCCGCAGACCCCATTGGCGACCCGCGGTTCTGGGACCAGGCAATCACCGCTTGGCTGGATCGTACACGGGAATTCGGGTGGGTGCCGGCGGTGATGGGGGCGTCCGAACAAGGAGCAAGGGCCTACGAAAAGCAGGGGCTAAGCTCTATCCACTTGGGCGACGAAGCAGTGATTGATACGCAGAGCTTCCACCTTTCCGAACTACGAGAAGTGCGTCAGGCGCGGGCCCATGCGCAGAAGGCAGGAGTGCGGGTGCGTATCCGGCGCCACGGCGAGTTGAGCATCGAAGAGATGCAGCGCGTAGAGGAATTGGCAGAAAAGTGGCGCGATACAACCGACGAACGTGGCTTCTCTATGGCGCTTGGAAGGCTCGGCGATCCGCAGGACAAGGACTGCCTCTTGGCAGAGGCCCTGGTGGGGGACGAGATTGTGGCAGTGCTGTCGTTTATCCCCTGGGGGCTAAGCGGCACCTCGCTGGACCTTATGCGTCGCAGCCCGGAGGCTCCTAACGGCACGGTCGAAACTATGATCGTGGCGCTGTGCACTGAAGCGAACCTGCACAAGCTCTCTCTGAACTTCGCAGTTTTCCGCGAACTGTTCGCCAGCGAGGATGCCGTGGCCGTGGGGCCTATTCGCAGGCAGACACGCCGGGTGCTGACATATCTGTCGAAGTGGTGGCAGATGGAGACGCTCTATCGCTCCAACCAGAAGTACAAGCCGGTGTGGATCCCGCGGTATGTCTGTTACCCGGATTCCTTGTCGATGGCGCGCGTGGGCATTGCATCTGGCATTGCGGAGGGCTTCGTACCCACTTTCGGCAGCGCGTTTGGTAGTTTGTTTGGGCGGGGAACCGAGGAGCATCGTGAATACGCCACCAGTGGGCAGCCCGAAGCAGCACAGGCGCTGAACTACGTTGAACAGCTAACGGATGCCCACAAGAAAACCGCCAGCGAGCAGACCGCCGTGCGAATCAAAAAGGCACTGGCATTGCGCGAAGCTGGGGTAGAGCCGTGGCCGGTCGCGGCGCGTGGTGCCGGAGAACGCTTGGACGTTGCTGTGGTGCAGTGTGTTGAGATTGCCGAAGGTAGTGACGCCACCACTTCCGGCCCGCTGCGCATTTCAGGTCGTATCGTGGCCAAGCGCGAGTTCGGGGCAGTGTCCTTTATCGACCTGCGGGATGCCTCCGGCAAATGCCAAGTTCTAGTCGAGGCGCCGGGGGAAGAACTGGCCGCGAGGATGCGTGCCCTGGATCTGGGCGACCTGATTGCAGTAGTAGGAACGCGCGGGCATTCACGGACTGGCGAGCCTTCTCTGCTGGCAGAGGCCATCGAATTGGAGGCGAAGGATCTGCACCCCCTGACGCGCCGTGGCGCGGGGATCGGGGAGGTCAACGCCCGACTGCGTGCCAGGTCGGTGGTGAACGCCGCGATCCGCCGCACGCTTGGGGACCTGGGGTTCATGGAAGTGGAAACCCCGATTCTGCAGCGTGTTCACGGTGGTGCGAATGCGCGCCCATTTAGAACGCGGAGTAACGCTGCGAATCAGGACCTCTACCTGCGCATCGCCCCGGAGCTGTACCTGAAGCGCCTGCTGACCCAGGGGGCGGAAAAGGTTTACGAGCTGGGACGTGTGTTCCGTAACGAGGGTGTGGACGCTACCCACAACCCGGAATTTACAACTGTGGAAGCCTACGAAGCGCACAGCGACTACGAGTCGATGCGCTGGGTAGCTCAGCGGATCATTCAGGCGGCCGCCACTGCTTACCACGGGGAGCCGCTGGTGCTGGACCCGGAAGGCAACCTGGTGAGCATCGCCGAGAACTTCCCGGTGAAGACCGTCTACGAGGCCATCAGCGAGAAAGTGGGGCAATCGATCACCCCGGAGACGAATTTCGAGACGCTGCTAGAGCTGTGTGCTGTACATGGGATTGCTACCCAGCCAGGGTGGGATTCCGGTGAGGTAGTGCAGGAGATGTACGAGGCTCTGGTCGAATGCACCACCACTATGCCGACGTTCTACACGGACTTTCCCACTAGTGTCTCGCCGCTGACCCGCCAGCACCGAAGCCAGCCGGGCGTGGCCGAGCGCTGGGACCTCGTTGCCTGGGGAGTAGAGCTCGGAACAGCGTATTCGGAGCTTACCGACCCACTGGAACAACGTGACCGCCTGGAGGCGCAGTCGCTGAAGGCAGCGGGTGGCGACCCGGAAGCGATGGAAGTTGATGAGGCGTTTCTGCGTGCCTTGGAAGACGGCATGCCGCCGACTGGCGGGTTGGGGCTTGGCGTCGACCGCCTCATTATGCTGCTCACGGGCCGTTCAATCCGCGAGGTCCTCAGTTTCCCAGCCCACCCCGGCGGGCAATAA
- the smc gene encoding chromosome segregation protein SMC: MHLKSLTLKGFKSFASATTLKLEPGICAVVGPNGSGKSNVVDALAWVMGEQGAKTLRGGKMEDVIFAGTGDRKPLGRAEVTLTIDNSDGKLPIEYSEVSITRRMFRDGASEYEINGAKARLMDIQELLSDSGIGREMHVIVGQGRLSQILESRPEERRAFIEEAAGVLKHRRRKEKAQRKLVNMQANLDRLHDLTDELRKQLGPLARQAEAAQKASAVQATIRSTRVQLAAHKVKQLSEELNDSTRRSEMLAEQRAELQAELEEHSETLAVTEEELRTALEEAEAAKNLWYRLSAVQEKNSATLRIATDRAEQAQVAEWSGPDPQELLERAERAAEEQAELEENVEIAAEKLETIAEQVAEAEEAAHAAEQEHFAQVRAIADRREGVVRLLAQHEAAATQRDNAAAEVERLQENAAEQQETLDGLMEDITEAEEALRETEASGGDLEETRTQADREAAGAEERAEQLRAEQLQLERDIATAEATIAAWQDRLTPTDGAAVVVRAADKEGIATRRLAEQLHIHDGWGAAAAAVLGDAASSGIVAPLSDALISALTDAREGRAVLLDPGAPEGDTSATFRLDTDVSAGKWLLDLMDVPADLLRPLTALLVDVVAVGSAAEARKVVAADPRLRAVTKEGSVYGAGWVASGSGGTTPVELADKIAAETEGVTKKKKELGDLQAALSGALDAASDLRTAAAAARAAEQEHRALRDAAAKRLSALQKQGEAAQRQLERSTAEQQSAEQRLAKATEELDELADRVARVDDEEHTTEPSSAERDAAALHLSQIKTMEMEARLAQRTAEERAQSTRGKAENLRRQARAEEAARKHHQQQQARRAAAREMATCVREQAQRIAERIADALATAEANRSHTEQAHKQWQSTMAQQRDKVSALTAHLGRMNDNAHSAELARTQAQVKIEQAVAGAMEQLGLTAEQLLAEELPEDFDAAATKAELKKAEKALNSLGKVNPLALEEFKALEERYNFLAQQLDDVERARNDLHEVIADVDATILQLFTEAWQDVEVAFPQVFSTLFPGGAGRLVLTDPDDMLTTGIEVEARPPGKKVKRLSLLSGGEKSLTALAMLVAIFKARPSPFYVMDEVEAALDDVNLRRLIALFEELRKDSQLIVITHQKPTMDVANVLYGVTMRGDGVTRVISQRMAPEKTA, from the coding sequence ATGCACTTAAAGTCGTTGACGCTCAAAGGATTCAAGTCCTTCGCGTCCGCGACGACCCTGAAATTAGAGCCAGGCATCTGCGCTGTGGTGGGGCCCAACGGTTCCGGAAAATCCAATGTTGTGGATGCCTTGGCTTGGGTCATGGGGGAGCAGGGGGCGAAGACCCTGCGTGGCGGGAAGATGGAAGACGTCATCTTCGCCGGAACGGGGGACCGCAAGCCGCTGGGGCGCGCGGAAGTCACTCTGACTATCGACAACTCCGATGGCAAGCTGCCCATCGAATATTCCGAGGTTTCCATCACGCGCCGCATGTTCCGCGACGGCGCTTCGGAATACGAGATCAACGGGGCCAAGGCCCGCCTGATGGACATCCAGGAGCTGCTGAGCGACTCCGGCATCGGCCGCGAAATGCACGTGATCGTCGGGCAAGGCCGACTATCGCAGATCCTGGAATCGCGCCCCGAGGAGCGCCGCGCCTTCATCGAGGAGGCCGCTGGTGTGCTGAAGCATCGGCGTCGAAAAGAAAAGGCGCAACGCAAGCTCGTCAACATGCAGGCCAACCTCGACCGTCTGCACGACCTGACCGACGAGCTGCGCAAACAGCTCGGGCCGCTGGCGCGCCAGGCAGAGGCCGCGCAGAAGGCCTCCGCCGTGCAGGCCACCATCCGCAGCACGCGCGTGCAGCTGGCTGCGCACAAGGTCAAGCAGCTATCCGAGGAGCTCAACGACTCGACGCGGCGCAGCGAAATGCTGGCCGAACAGCGCGCTGAACTGCAGGCGGAGCTGGAGGAACACAGCGAGACTCTGGCCGTCACCGAGGAAGAACTACGCACAGCCCTGGAGGAAGCCGAGGCGGCGAAAAACCTCTGGTACCGGCTGTCCGCAGTGCAGGAGAAGAACTCCGCCACCCTGCGTATCGCCACCGACCGCGCGGAACAGGCTCAGGTCGCCGAATGGTCGGGCCCCGACCCGCAAGAGCTGCTGGAACGCGCCGAGCGCGCCGCCGAGGAGCAGGCGGAGCTGGAAGAGAACGTGGAGATCGCCGCTGAGAAGCTGGAGACGATCGCCGAACAGGTCGCGGAGGCAGAGGAGGCCGCCCACGCCGCCGAGCAGGAACACTTCGCCCAGGTCCGCGCCATTGCCGACCGGCGCGAGGGCGTGGTGCGCCTGCTGGCCCAGCACGAGGCCGCCGCCACCCAGCGCGACAACGCCGCCGCGGAGGTCGAGCGCCTGCAAGAAAATGCTGCCGAGCAGCAGGAAACCCTCGACGGCCTGATGGAGGACATCACCGAGGCGGAGGAGGCTCTGCGCGAGACCGAGGCTTCGGGCGGCGACCTGGAGGAAACCCGCACCCAGGCCGACCGCGAGGCCGCAGGCGCGGAGGAGCGCGCCGAACAGTTGCGCGCCGAGCAGCTGCAGCTGGAGCGCGACATCGCCACCGCCGAGGCCACCATTGCCGCCTGGCAGGACCGCCTGACACCCACCGACGGCGCTGCGGTGGTTGTCCGCGCCGCCGACAAGGAGGGCATCGCTACCCGCCGCCTGGCCGAGCAGCTGCACATTCACGACGGATGGGGTGCCGCCGCGGCCGCCGTTTTGGGCGATGCGGCGAGCTCGGGAATTGTTGCCCCTCTTTCTGACGCCCTCATTTCCGCCCTCACCGATGCCCGCGAAGGCCGCGCGGTGCTGCTGGACCCGGGAGCCCCGGAGGGGGACACGAGCGCGACGTTCCGCCTGGATACGGACGTCTCCGCAGGCAAGTGGCTGCTGGACCTGATGGACGTGCCCGCCGACCTGCTGCGCCCCCTGACAGCCCTGCTGGTGGACGTCGTGGCCGTGGGCAGTGCAGCGGAAGCCCGAAAGGTCGTGGCCGCGGACCCGCGCCTGCGCGCGGTGACGAAGGAAGGCTCCGTCTACGGCGCCGGGTGGGTCGCCAGCGGCTCCGGCGGGACAACCCCTGTCGAGTTGGCGGATAAGATTGCGGCGGAGACAGAGGGCGTCACAAAGAAAAAGAAGGAACTAGGCGACCTGCAGGCCGCACTATCCGGTGCACTCGACGCGGCCAGCGACCTGCGTACCGCCGCGGCTGCGGCGCGCGCGGCGGAACAGGAGCATCGGGCACTGCGTGATGCGGCGGCCAAGCGCCTGAGCGCACTGCAGAAGCAGGGCGAGGCAGCGCAACGCCAGCTGGAGCGCAGCACCGCCGAGCAACAATCCGCCGAACAGCGCCTGGCGAAGGCCACTGAGGAACTCGACGAGCTGGCCGACCGCGTGGCGCGCGTGGACGACGAGGAGCACACGACCGAGCCGTCCTCGGCTGAACGAGATGCTGCCGCGCTGCACCTTTCGCAGATCAAGACCATGGAGATGGAAGCCCGCCTGGCCCAGCGCACCGCCGAGGAACGCGCGCAATCTACCCGTGGCAAGGCGGAGAACCTGCGCCGGCAAGCCCGGGCGGAAGAAGCCGCGCGTAAACACCACCAGCAGCAACAGGCCCGTCGCGCCGCCGCCCGCGAGATGGCCACGTGCGTGCGCGAACAGGCCCAGCGCATCGCCGAACGCATCGCCGACGCGCTGGCCACTGCCGAGGCCAACCGCTCGCACACCGAGCAGGCGCACAAGCAGTGGCAGTCCACGATGGCGCAGCAGCGCGACAAGGTCTCCGCGCTGACCGCGCACCTGGGGCGCATGAACGACAACGCGCACTCCGCTGAGCTGGCGCGCACCCAGGCGCAGGTCAAGATCGAGCAGGCGGTGGCCGGCGCGATGGAGCAGCTGGGACTCACCGCCGAGCAGCTGCTGGCCGAGGAGCTGCCGGAGGACTTCGACGCGGCCGCTACCAAGGCCGAGCTGAAGAAGGCCGAGAAGGCGCTGAACTCCCTGGGCAAGGTGAACCCGCTGGCGCTGGAGGAGTTCAAAGCGCTGGAGGAGCGATACAACTTCCTGGCCCAGCAGCTGGACGACGTCGAGCGGGCGCGCAATGACCTGCACGAGGTCATCGCGGACGTGGATGCCACGATCCTGCAACTGTTCACCGAGGCGTGGCAGGACGTCGAGGTCGCCTTCCCGCAGGTCTTCAGCACCCTGTTCCCGGGTGGCGCGGGCCGGCTGGTGCTCACTGACCCGGACGACATGCTGACCACCGGCATCGAAGTCGAGGCTCGCCCGCCGGGCAAGAAGGTCAAGCGCCTGTCGCTGCTGTCCGGTGGCGAGAAGTCCCTGACCGCCCTGGCGATGCTGGTGGCGATCTTCAAGGCCCGCCCGAGCCCGTTCTACGTGATGGACGAGGTCGAGGCCGCGCTGGATGATGTGAACCTGCGGCGCCTGATTGCCCTGTTCGAGGAGCTGCGGAAGGATTCCCAGCTGATCGTTATCACCCACCAGAAGCCCACCATGGACGTAGCCAATGTGCTGTACGGCGTGACAATGCGCGGCGATGGCGTGACCAGGGTGATTTCGCAGAGGATGGCTCCCGAGAAGACCGCCTGA